From Propionispora vibrioides, one genomic window encodes:
- a CDS encoding radical SAM protein: MYFDTAEGPVFRPPSEADSFILRVTIGCSHNRCTYCNMYRSVSFRLRTMEEIVPQVERAKRYGESIRRVFLADGNALVLPTERLLEILALLRQELPKLRRVSCYAGPRDMLSKTPEELLALREAGLQLVYYGLESGDDEVLQYVRKGVTAQQAVAAGQRIVAAGMKLSLMVIAGLGGRLWSEQHARHTALAINAIRPHMFSVLTLMLYRGSELRQAYEAGQFAVLSPAEIAGEMQALLTMINLPEGGHCLFRSNHISNYAPLAGSLPQDKDKLLAACRQMKGQLAGLTEWDPYNTVEE, from the coding sequence ATGTATTTTGACACGGCCGAGGGGCCGGTCTTTCGTCCGCCCAGCGAAGCCGACAGTTTCATCCTGCGAGTGACTATCGGCTGTTCGCACAATCGTTGCACCTATTGCAACATGTACCGCAGCGTTTCCTTCCGCTTGCGGACGATGGAGGAGATTGTGCCCCAGGTTGAGCGGGCGAAACGTTATGGAGAGAGTATCCGGCGGGTATTTCTCGCCGATGGCAATGCCCTGGTGTTACCGACGGAACGGTTATTGGAGATTTTGGCGCTTTTACGGCAGGAGTTGCCCAAACTGCGCCGTGTGTCCTGTTATGCCGGTCCGCGCGATATGTTAAGTAAAACGCCGGAAGAGCTGCTGGCCTTGCGCGAGGCCGGTCTGCAGCTCGTTTATTACGGGTTGGAGTCGGGCGACGACGAGGTGCTGCAGTATGTCCGTAAGGGGGTTACGGCGCAGCAGGCGGTGGCAGCCGGTCAGCGTATTGTGGCGGCTGGCATGAAGCTGTCGCTGATGGTGATTGCCGGTCTGGGTGGCAGACTGTGGTCGGAGCAGCATGCCCGCCATACAGCGCTGGCGATCAACGCTATTCGGCCCCATATGTTCAGTGTCCTGACGCTGATGCTGTATCGCGGCAGTGAACTGCGCCAGGCATACGAAGCGGGACAGTTTGCCGTGCTGTCGCCGGCGGAAATTGCCGGCGAAATGCAGGCACTGCTGACGATGATTAATTTGCCGGAAGGCGGCCATTGCCTGTTTCGCAGCAATCATATTTCCAATTACGCCCCGTTGGCGGGAAGCTTGCCGCAGGATAAGGATAAGCTGCTTGCCGCTTGCCGGCAGATGAAAGGTCAATTGGCGGGATTGACGGAATGGGACCCTTATAATACAGTAGAGGAATAA
- the msrB gene encoding peptide-methionine (R)-S-oxide reductase MsrB: protein MSESNSKEILKKKLTDLQYEVTQQNGTEPPFANEFWDHKAEGLYVDIVSGEPLFSSLDKFDSGCGWPSFSKPLQRETVREKLDRSHSMTRTEVRSKQADSHLGHVFTDGPLPGGLRYCINSAALRFIAREDLAKEGYGEYEKLFAGTGKAK from the coding sequence ATGAGCGAATCAAACAGCAAAGAAATCTTAAAAAAGAAGCTTACCGACCTGCAGTATGAAGTTACGCAGCAAAATGGAACCGAGCCACCCTTTGCCAATGAATTCTGGGATCACAAAGCCGAAGGCCTGTATGTGGATATTGTTTCCGGCGAGCCGCTCTTTAGCTCGCTGGACAAGTTTGATTCAGGCTGTGGCTGGCCCAGCTTTTCCAAACCGCTGCAGCGGGAAACTGTCCGGGAAAAGCTTGACCGGAGCCATAGCATGACCCGTACCGAGGTGCGGAGCAAGCAGGCCGATTCCCATTTGGGCCATGTGTTTACCGACGGGCCGCTGCCGGGCGGCTTGCGGTACTGTATCAATTCGGCGGCGCTGCGGTTTATTGCCCGGGAAGATTTGGCTAAAGAGGGCTATGGTGAGTATGAGAAGCTGTTTGCCGGCACGGGTAAGGCTAAGTAG
- a CDS encoding nitroreductase family protein, which translates to MEKGFLTAVKERRTFYGISKDITVKEDRIEEIVKEAVLYAPSAFNSQSARAVVLFGKQHDALWDITKEALRQIVPAANFAATEEKINSFQSGYGTILYFEDISVVENLQKSFPLYKDNFPLWSQQSSGMLQYIIWTALEIEGLGASLQHYNPLIDDKVKESWNIPANWKLIAQMPFGQPTAQPGPKESQPLPERVKVYK; encoded by the coding sequence ATGGAAAAAGGCTTTTTAACCGCTGTGAAAGAAAGAAGAACATTCTACGGAATCAGCAAGGACATTACTGTAAAGGAAGACCGCATTGAGGAAATTGTCAAGGAAGCCGTTCTCTATGCTCCTTCCGCCTTCAACTCGCAAAGCGCCCGGGCCGTTGTCCTGTTCGGTAAGCAACATGATGCTCTCTGGGATATTACCAAAGAAGCGCTGCGGCAGATCGTTCCCGCCGCCAATTTTGCCGCCACGGAGGAAAAAATCAACTCTTTCCAGAGCGGCTATGGCACCATTCTCTATTTTGAAGATATCTCGGTAGTGGAAAATCTGCAAAAAAGCTTCCCGCTCTATAAGGATAATTTCCCCCTATGGTCCCAGCAGTCTTCGGGCATGCTGCAATACATTATCTGGACAGCGCTGGAAATTGAGGGACTTGGCGCTTCCCTGCAACATTACAATCCGCTCATCGACGACAAAGTAAAAGAAAGCTGGAATATTCCGGCCAACTGGAAACTTATCGCCCAAATGCCGTTCGGTCAGCCTACCGCCCAGCCCGGACCGAAAGAATCCCAGCCCCTGCCGGAACGGGTTAAAGTGTACAAATAA
- a CDS encoding SDR family NAD(P)-dependent oxidoreductase: MPQPVAIVTGAARGIGKSIALTLARRGTAVLVADSSQQGRQTVDEMKEQGLEAIFRQADVSVPQSVRQVVETAQSHYRRLDWIVNNAGISAFKPIDEISIDEFDHILAVNLRAAFLFAKFGAPLLRQSPQAAIVNIASTRALMSEPHNEAYAAAKAGLLGLTHALANSLGPAVRINAVCPGWIATENTPALSPADHAQHPVGRVGLPSDIANMTAFLLSAEASFISGQAFVVDGGMTKKMIYTE; this comes from the coding sequence ATGCCACAACCAGTCGCTATCGTCACCGGCGCCGCCCGGGGCATCGGCAAAAGCATTGCCCTGACATTGGCCCGCCGGGGCACGGCTGTGCTTGTTGCGGACAGCAGCCAGCAAGGCCGGCAAACCGTAGACGAAATGAAGGAGCAAGGCCTGGAAGCGATATTTCGTCAGGCCGACGTCAGTGTGCCCCAGTCCGTACGGCAGGTCGTCGAAACAGCACAAAGCCATTACCGCCGTCTGGACTGGATTGTCAATAACGCCGGAATCAGCGCGTTCAAGCCGATCGATGAAATTTCCATCGATGAATTTGATCATATACTTGCTGTCAATCTGCGTGCCGCTTTTTTGTTCGCTAAGTTTGGCGCCCCGCTGCTCCGCCAGTCACCGCAGGCAGCCATTGTCAATATCGCCTCCACTCGGGCGCTGATGAGCGAACCCCATAACGAGGCTTACGCTGCCGCCAAAGCCGGCTTGCTGGGCCTTACCCACGCGCTGGCCAATTCCCTGGGTCCGGCCGTCCGGATAAACGCCGTCTGCCCCGGCTGGATTGCCACGGAAAACACCCCGGCCCTGAGTCCGGCCGACCATGCTCAGCATCCGGTCGGCCGGGTGGGACTTCCCTCGGATATTGCCAATATGACGGCCTTTCTGCTCTCAGCCGAAGCCTCGTTTATTTCCGGTCAGGCTTTCGTCGTCGACGGCGGCATGACTAAAAAAATGATCTACACCGAATAA
- a CDS encoding diguanylate cyclase domain-containing protein yields MSRERLANCIRTRWGNLGLRQKLGILLVVLTVLPVVLTTFVIWQPYEEAMKQSVVVHNQGIAEQIADDMDWMFAEKLRVLQLAASNEDLRSLDPGRQASVLQRLVARYPDIQLAVTVDPAGRQVARWDGKAADPSLQYLDRQYFYDVIHTGTSAISEPVLAKSTGEPGIAIAEPIKAGETVVGLIVVNVAMDKLLRYIGVANTDSRAVYIVNAAGKFLLQPEGQAGGMADAAALPLLRQALKGQSGWEEYGAPAKRQFAGYSYVPSTGWAVIVQQPAEAALVEVTAVRQRGLLLVLGAAVLAALASLWLAAAMTRPIATIAAAANAIAQGDMSRKVASTSCDEIGLLAVAFNHMTDELSKRETQLKESEDKYRSLVEHLHVGIFRSGDLEEIRFRQINPAMLTLFDCSSAAELYELSLRRLCVEAKEWAKLRTELKRNGFVRNCELLLRRRDDEGLWCSVSITVRYAADGQILWVDGVVADVTERKEAEQVRQLAHDELESQVNQRTEELVRLNDELRRISFLDALTGIANRRYFDEVLEREWQRAVRQKTPLALIMLDVDYFKIYNDTYGHLAGDSCLHFVAEALETTTKRATDLVARYGGEEFAIILPETDEAGALAVGERIQDFIHRAKDELPASVLQTAITVSMGIAAAIPRLSQQPSELIAAADRALYEAKQAGRNRIVLAGGGEGHTGSMLTDDNKGLRKIDQPYSLD; encoded by the coding sequence ATGTCAAGAGAGCGGTTGGCCAATTGTATACGGACTCGCTGGGGTAACCTTGGCTTGCGTCAAAAACTGGGCATCCTGCTGGTAGTACTGACGGTGCTGCCTGTCGTTCTGACAACCTTCGTGATCTGGCAGCCTTATGAAGAGGCGATGAAACAGTCGGTGGTGGTACACAACCAAGGTATTGCCGAACAAATTGCCGACGATATGGACTGGATGTTTGCCGAGAAACTGCGGGTCTTGCAGCTTGCGGCAAGTAACGAGGATCTTCGATCACTGGACCCCGGACGTCAGGCAAGCGTGTTGCAGCGACTGGTCGCCCGGTATCCCGATATACAGCTGGCGGTGACCGTCGATCCGGCCGGCCGGCAAGTGGCCCGCTGGGATGGAAAAGCGGCCGATCCATCCCTGCAATATCTGGACAGACAGTATTTTTATGATGTCATCCATACCGGAACGTCGGCCATATCCGAGCCGGTGCTGGCGAAAAGCACCGGTGAGCCCGGTATTGCCATTGCCGAACCGATCAAGGCTGGAGAGACCGTGGTAGGCTTGATTGTGGTGAATGTGGCGATGGATAAGCTGCTGCGGTATATCGGGGTTGCCAATACCGACAGTCGGGCTGTATATATTGTCAATGCCGCAGGCAAGTTCCTGCTTCAGCCGGAAGGCCAGGCCGGCGGGATGGCCGATGCCGCCGCTCTGCCGCTGTTGCGGCAAGCCCTTAAGGGTCAAAGTGGCTGGGAGGAATACGGAGCACCGGCCAAGCGGCAGTTTGCCGGCTACAGTTATGTTCCCAGCACCGGTTGGGCCGTAATTGTACAGCAGCCGGCGGAAGCGGCGCTGGTCGAAGTAACGGCGGTCCGGCAAAGAGGGCTGTTGCTGGTGCTTGGCGCGGCTGTCCTGGCGGCGCTGGCGAGTCTCTGGCTGGCGGCGGCAATGACCAGGCCGATAGCCACTATTGCGGCAGCAGCCAACGCCATCGCGCAGGGGGATATGAGCCGGAAAGTGGCAAGCACGTCCTGTGATGAAATTGGCTTGCTGGCTGTTGCTTTTAATCATATGACGGACGAACTGAGCAAGCGGGAAACCCAGCTAAAAGAAAGTGAAGATAAATATCGTTCTCTGGTGGAACATCTTCACGTCGGTATTTTCCGCAGTGGCGATCTGGAGGAAATTCGCTTCCGGCAGATTAATCCGGCCATGTTGACCCTGTTTGACTGTTCTTCGGCAGCCGAGCTGTACGAGCTTTCCTTGCGACGTCTGTGTGTGGAGGCGAAAGAATGGGCGAAGCTGCGGACGGAACTTAAGCGAAATGGTTTTGTCAGAAACTGTGAACTCTTGCTGCGGCGCAGGGACGACGAAGGGCTATGGTGTTCGGTCAGCATTACTGTCCGGTATGCCGCAGACGGTCAAATTCTCTGGGTGGACGGGGTGGTGGCCGATGTTACCGAACGGAAGGAAGCGGAACAGGTCCGGCAACTGGCTCACGATGAGCTGGAAAGCCAGGTGAATCAGCGAACCGAGGAGCTGGTACGGCTTAATGATGAATTGCGGCGCATTTCTTTTCTGGATGCGCTTACAGGCATTGCCAACCGCCGCTATTTTGACGAAGTGCTGGAACGGGAATGGCAGCGGGCTGTCCGGCAAAAGACCCCCTTGGCTTTAATCATGCTGGATGTGGACTATTTTAAAATATATAACGATACCTACGGCCATTTAGCTGGCGACAGTTGTTTGCATTTTGTGGCTGAAGCGCTGGAAACTACGACAAAACGGGCTACCGATTTGGTAGCCCGTTACGGGGGCGAGGAGTTTGCCATCATTTTGCCGGAAACGGATGAAGCCGGTGCGCTGGCCGTGGGAGAGCGGATTCAGGACTTTATTCACCGGGCGAAGGATGAGCTGCCCGCTTCGGTACTGCAGACGGCGATTACTGTGAGCATGGGGATTGCCGCTGCGATACCCCGGCTTAGCCAGCAGCCGTCCGAACTCATCGCCGCGGCCGACAGGGCACTGTATGAGGCGAAGCAGGCGGGGCGCAACCGAATAGTGCTGGCCGGCGGAGGAGAGGGGCATACCGGTAGTATGCTGACTGACGACAACAAGGGGCTGCGGAAAATAGACCAGCCGTATTCACTGGACTAA
- a CDS encoding DMT family transporter produces MQARIVEWVRCPDNELLISNLIMTLVALFWGVSFISIKIAVAEIPPVTMALLRFIIASVLLVLVLRHLEPEARLARKDIPRMVLGGIFGITLYFYFENIGVKLSTAANASLIVALVPIITISLDVLVFRSEVTRLKIAGVVIGLLGSYLAVTANGELDFSSSNFQGNLLVVGAMISWAFYTLVNKSLQGKYSGVAMTTYQTCLGTLFLLPLSVFEHAEWRLFSLQALLHLVFLAVFCSVLCYVLYIYVLKRLDVAVTTLYLNVVPIVGVVCGYLVLGERVFPSQIIGGALTLLAILLANLERRKAGSNTGETL; encoded by the coding sequence ATGCAAGCGCGGATTGTAGAGTGGGTTCGCTGTCCGGACAATGAACTGCTGATTTCTAATTTGATCATGACATTAGTTGCCCTGTTTTGGGGAGTTTCTTTTATTAGCATTAAAATTGCCGTGGCGGAAATTCCGCCGGTGACGATGGCGCTGCTGCGCTTTATCATTGCTTCGGTTTTGCTGGTTTTGGTCTTGCGGCATCTGGAACCGGAGGCGAGGCTGGCGAGAAAGGATATTCCCCGCATGGTGCTTGGCGGCATTTTTGGTATTACCCTGTACTTTTATTTTGAGAATATCGGCGTCAAGCTGTCCACAGCAGCCAACGCCTCGTTGATTGTAGCGCTGGTGCCGATTATCACCATCAGCCTGGATGTGCTGGTTTTTCGCAGCGAGGTAACCCGGTTAAAAATAGCCGGCGTAGTGATCGGTTTGCTGGGCAGCTATCTGGCAGTAACAGCTAATGGCGAGCTGGATTTCAGTTCGTCCAATTTTCAGGGAAATCTGCTAGTGGTGGGGGCGATGATTTCCTGGGCGTTTTATACACTGGTGAATAAATCACTGCAGGGCAAATACTCAGGTGTGGCGATGACCACTTATCAGACCTGTTTGGGGACGCTGTTTTTGCTGCCACTGTCGGTTTTTGAACATGCGGAGTGGCGCCTTTTCTCACTGCAGGCTTTGCTCCACCTGGTGTTTCTCGCGGTGTTTTGCTCTGTACTTTGCTATGTATTATACATTTATGTGCTTAAGCGTCTGGATGTTGCGGTTACTACTCTGTATTTAAACGTAGTTCCCATTGTCGGGGTAGTTTGTGGTTATCTGGTGCTGGGCGAAAGGGTATTTCCCAGCCAGATTATCGGCGGTGCCTTGACGTTGTTGGCTATTTTGCTGGCTAATCTGGAGCGGCGAAAAGCCGGGAGCAACACCGGTGAGACTTTATAG